In Anoplopoma fimbria isolate UVic2021 breed Golden Eagle Sablefish chromosome 22, Afim_UVic_2022, whole genome shotgun sequence, a genomic segment contains:
- the LOC129111777 gene encoding LOW QUALITY PROTEIN: ETS translocation variant 5-like (The sequence of the model RefSeq protein was modified relative to this genomic sequence to represent the inferred CDS: deleted 1 base in 1 codon): MDGFYDQQVPFVVPESKCHVEGAERCLSDRKRKFMDTELAQDTEELFQDLIQLQEIWIAEAQVPDDEQFVPDFQSNKLMFHGPPVSKVKRESSPSKDPSPCRTPHADMCLYSYSACDNKPAGLKALPQASTPAHCSSTHPAGPPPVQRQLQPSAPQLTNNCPRATLPPLAPPPHHHHNHPPPAHQSQQFALPRPPVSCPSSSFSTEQRFQRQLSEPCLSFLPPEKPVNSPYQPSSRDGRPLYQRHLSDPLVPQGPRGFKQELVDPRYPEPGPPGPGLARPQAAFNHVTIKQEPRDFGFDSEVQTCQSSFGKSSVLYQNNGVGLGHDREQHLYYDDACVVPERLEAGKVKQEGLPYQRRGSLQLWQFLLTLLDNPANAHLIVWTGRNMEFKLVDPEEVARLWGLQKNRPAMNYDKLSRSLRYYYEKGIMQKVAGERYVYKFVCNPEALFSLAFPDNQRPSLKADPDAILPPSEEDGLPPPGYEEEGPYLAEGGEQCVQGLGFPDGYPY, encoded by the exons ATGGATGGCTTTTATGACCAGCAGGTCCCCTTTGTGGTCCCCGAGAGT AAATGTCACGTAGAGGGAGCAGAGAGATGTCTCAGCGACCGGAAAAGGAAGTTTATGGACACAGAGCTGGCTCAGGACACAGAAG AGCTCTTCCAAGACCTGATCCAGCTCCAGGAGATATGGATCGCAGAAG CTCAGGTTCCCGACGACGAGCAGTTTGTCCCAGATTTCCAGTCCAATAAGT TGATGTTTCATGGACCGCCTGTCAGCAAGGTGAAGAGAGAGTCCAGTCCGTCCAAAGACCCGTCTCCCTGCAGAACGCCTCACGCAGACATGTGCCTTTACAGCTACAG tGCCTGTGACAACAAGCCAGCTGGACTCAAAGCTCTGCCTCAAGCCTCCACACCAGCTCACTGTAGCTCCACCCATCCCGCTGGACCTCCACCCGTACAGAGGCAGCTACAACCTTCTGCCCCCCAGCTGACCAACAACTGCCCCCGAGCCACGCTCCCACCCTtagcccccccacca caccaccaccacaaccacccgCCGCCGGCTCACCAAAGCCAGCAGTTTGCTCTTCCACGCCCCCCCGTCAGCTGCCCCAGTTCATCCTTCAGCACAGAACAAAG gtttcAGAGGCAGCTGTCAGAGCCCTGCTTGTCTTTCCTTCCTCCGGAGAAACCGGTGAACTCGCCGTACCAGCCCTCGAGCCGCGATGGGCGACCGTTGTACCAGCGCCACCTCTCAGATCCCCTGGTCCCCCAAGGCCCCCGGGGCTTCAAACAGGAGCTGGTGGATCCACGATACCCAGAGCCAGGGCCACCGGGTCCAGGTCTGGCCCGGCCCCAGGCTGCTTTCAACCACGTCACGATCAAACAAGAGCCAAGAGACTTTGGCTTTGACTCAG AGGTTCAAACCTGCCAGTCGTCATTTGGGAAGTCTTCAGTCTTGTACCAGAATAACGGTGTCg GTCTTGGTCATGACAGAGAGCAGCATTTGTACTACGACGACGCTTGTGTTGTGCCAGAAAGACTGGAAG CAGGCAAAGTGAAGCAGGAGGGTTTGCCGTATCAGCGCCGCGGTTCCCTGCAGCTCTGGCAGTTCCTGCTCACACTGCTGGACAACCCGGCCAACGCACACCTGATAGTCTGGACGGGACGCAACATGGAGTTTAAACTGGTCGATCCAGAGGAG GTGGCTCGGCTCTGGGGCCTCCAGAAGAATCGACCAGCAATGAACTACGACAAACTGAGCCGCTCTCTGAGGTACTACTACGAGAAGGGCATCATGCAGAAG GTTGCTGGGGAACGGTACGTCTACAAGTTTGTATGCAACCCCGAGGCGCTTTTCTCCCTGGCTTTCCCAGACAACCAGAGGCCAAGTCTGAAGGCCGACCCGGACGCCATCCTGCCCCCCAGCGAGGAGGACGGCCTCCCCCCACCTGGCTACGAGGAGGAGGGTCCGTACCTGGCCGAGGGAGGGGAGCAGTGCGTCCAGGGACTGGGCTTTCCTGACGGGTACCCGTACTAG